One segment of Desulfosalsimonas propionicica DNA contains the following:
- a CDS encoding universal stress protein gives MDNNILIAMDDSDGARRALSLAAEIFDKTARVLLFSVAPDYSRLCEYNSPGLTPTFQRERSAFCALENQKKALLEAALKEGRRELLDAGFDLNRIETEVHTLEKGVARDIIKTADSGFDVVVMGKRGISASSAFLLGSVSQKVLGGAKKASVFVVS, from the coding sequence ATGGACAACAATATTTTGATCGCCATGGATGATTCTGATGGTGCGAGGCGGGCGCTGTCTTTGGCTGCCGAAATATTTGACAAAACGGCCCGGGTGCTGCTTTTCAGTGTTGCACCGGATTACAGCCGCCTATGCGAATACAACAGTCCCGGACTGACTCCCACCTTCCAGCGGGAGCGATCAGCTTTCTGCGCGCTGGAAAATCAGAAAAAAGCACTCCTGGAGGCCGCATTAAAAGAAGGGCGGCGGGAATTGCTGGATGCAGGTTTTGATCTCAACCGGATCGAGACCGAAGTTCATACACTTGAAAAGGGCGTTGCCCGCGATATCATAAAAACCGCCGATTCCGGATTTGACGTCGTGGTGATGGGCAAAAGGGGAATTTCAGCCTCTTCGGCATTTTTGCTTGGAAGCGTATCCCAAAAGGTTCTGGGCGGGGCAAAAAAAGCGTCCGTATTCGTTGTGAGCTAA
- a CDS encoding universal stress protein has translation MSKKILIAMDESANARRSVTFAAKMFDKNDEITLFSVLPDHKSICSFDSQSLTPPLQRQQDALCALENEKKGLLEKALNESRLELLAAGFAEDRVYQEIQPVKKNVAQEIINKADTGFDAIVIGKRGISATSVFLFGSVSHKVLQGVHAASVIVVS, from the coding sequence ATGAGCAAAAAAATTTTGATTGCCATGGATGAGTCCGCCAATGCGCGGAGATCGGTAACGTTCGCCGCCAAAATGTTTGACAAAAACGATGAGATCACCCTGTTTAGTGTATTGCCGGATCACAAAAGTATCTGTTCCTTTGACAGCCAAAGCCTGACACCTCCTCTGCAGCGACAGCAGGACGCCCTGTGCGCCCTGGAAAATGAAAAAAAAGGCCTGCTGGAAAAAGCGCTGAACGAAAGCCGCCTGGAACTGCTGGCCGCCGGATTTGCCGAAGACCGTGTGTATCAGGAAATCCAGCCCGTCAAAAAGAATGTGGCCCAGGAGATCATCAACAAGGCCGACACCGGGTTTGATGCGATCGTCATCGGCAAACGCGGCATATCCGCCACATCTGTATTTCTGTTCGGCAGTGTCTCCCATAAGGTTTTGCAAGGCGTTCATGCTGCATCGGTGATAGTGGTATCCTGA
- a CDS encoding bifunctional acetate--CoA ligase family protein/GNAT family N-acetyltransferase: MTIRNLDSLFHPGSVALIGASQKPGSIGTLIAHNLVESGFTGDIFFVNPKYKEIEGRCVYPDVDSMPKAADLAVIATPPDTVPRLIEKLGKRGTRAAVVISAGFRERGNENGSRICARMLDAARPRLLRIVGPNCLGIMVPGDGLNASFGHIHPLSGKIAFAGQSGAVQTSILDWATSKAIGFSHFISMGNMSDVDFGDVLDYLAGDFRAGAILLYIENITHARKFMSAARAAARMKPVIVVKSGRHRESAHAAASHTGALAGTDPVYDAAFRRAGVLRVTDMLALFDAVETLAMSRPFHGDGLVILTNGGGMGVLATDVLMDKKGRLAELSQETTKRLSRVLPPTWSHGNPVDIIGDAPSGRYADALRILLEDKNIDAILIINCPTAMVSGTEVALAVVDTLAKSPVRSSPPGIFTSWLGIDSAGEARKIFSKNKIPSYETPGEAVRGFMQMVRYRRGQNLLMETPPNIPEAFEPDTETARRIIRQALSMGGQWLTEIEAKAVLAAYKIPVVKTFEATSPEEAAAISDGLSGFLALKILSPDIPHKSDIGGVALHLVPGRGVAEAARNMMEKISRKRPDAKIYGFSVQPMVNRPNANELIIGVVNDIQFGPVILFGQGGTAVEIIRDMEIAIPPLNMQLAREAMSRTRVYRLLKGYRGKPAANMQSIAMTLVKVSQLICDIAEIQELDINPLLVDENGVIALDARIRAISSSIPAQQRLAIRPYPRELEEEITLADGQKFFLRPIRPEDEPALLALFSSLSREAIRLRFLHAMKTLPHEFAARLTQIDYDREMALVLCDPALPSASPLYGTVRLAADPDNERAEYAVLIHGDWTGRGLGTLMMRRIIDYARQQGIGELYGEVLAENRGMLKICNALGFSKRHHRDAPELVLVSLPLQIPS, encoded by the coding sequence GTGACCATTCGGAATCTCGACTCTCTGTTTCATCCGGGTTCAGTCGCCTTGATAGGCGCCAGTCAGAAACCGGGCTCCATCGGAACGCTCATTGCCCACAATCTGGTGGAAAGTGGATTTACAGGCGATATTTTCTTTGTAAACCCCAAATACAAAGAAATCGAAGGGCGCTGCGTGTATCCGGACGTGGACAGCATGCCAAAAGCCGCGGATCTTGCCGTTATCGCCACCCCTCCGGATACGGTTCCCCGGTTGATTGAAAAATTGGGCAAACGGGGAACCCGGGCAGCCGTGGTCATATCTGCCGGATTCCGGGAAAGAGGAAACGAAAACGGTAGTCGTATCTGCGCCCGGATGCTTGATGCCGCCCGCCCGAGACTGCTTCGCATCGTCGGCCCCAATTGCCTGGGGATCATGGTGCCCGGCGATGGCCTGAATGCCAGCTTCGGCCATATCCATCCCCTAAGCGGGAAAATCGCTTTCGCAGGCCAGTCCGGTGCGGTACAGACATCCATATTGGACTGGGCCACATCGAAGGCAATCGGATTTTCCCATTTCATATCCATGGGAAACATGTCGGACGTTGATTTCGGAGATGTGCTCGATTACCTGGCCGGTGACTTTCGTGCCGGGGCGATCCTTCTGTATATTGAAAATATAACCCATGCGCGAAAGTTCATGTCTGCGGCCCGGGCGGCAGCCCGGATGAAGCCTGTAATCGTGGTCAAATCCGGGCGCCACCGGGAAAGCGCCCATGCCGCAGCCTCTCACACCGGCGCATTGGCTGGAACAGACCCGGTATACGATGCCGCCTTTCGAAGGGCCGGCGTGCTGCGAGTGACGGATATGCTGGCGCTGTTCGATGCGGTGGAAACCCTTGCCATGTCCCGTCCCTTTCATGGTGACGGGCTTGTCATTCTGACCAACGGGGGAGGGATGGGCGTGCTGGCCACGGATGTATTAATGGACAAAAAGGGGCGTCTCGCCGAACTTTCGCAAGAAACAACAAAGCGTCTGAGCAGAGTCCTGCCGCCTACATGGTCCCATGGCAATCCCGTGGATATCATCGGTGATGCCCCGTCGGGACGCTACGCGGATGCACTTCGCATACTTTTGGAAGACAAAAATATCGATGCGATTCTTATTATAAACTGCCCCACTGCGATGGTATCGGGCACAGAGGTTGCTTTGGCAGTGGTGGATACGTTGGCCAAAAGCCCTGTTCGCTCCAGCCCCCCAGGCATCTTTACCAGTTGGCTGGGGATTGATTCCGCCGGGGAGGCCCGCAAAATTTTTTCTAAAAACAAGATTCCAAGTTATGAAACGCCCGGAGAAGCCGTGCGGGGTTTCATGCAGATGGTTCGATACCGCCGTGGCCAGAACCTGCTGATGGAAACCCCGCCAAATATCCCGGAGGCCTTTGAGCCGGATACCGAAACGGCCCGTCGGATCATTCGGCAGGCGCTGTCCATGGGCGGGCAATGGCTTACCGAGATTGAAGCCAAGGCCGTTCTGGCCGCTTATAAAATCCCCGTAGTGAAAACATTTGAAGCTACAAGTCCGGAGGAGGCTGCAGCAATAAGCGATGGACTGAGCGGTTTTCTGGCCCTAAAGATCCTTTCGCCCGATATACCCCACAAATCCGATATAGGCGGCGTTGCCCTGCATTTGGTTCCGGGCAGAGGCGTTGCAGAGGCCGCACGGAACATGATGGAAAAAATCAGCAGGAAACGACCGGATGCGAAAATATACGGGTTTTCGGTACAGCCCATGGTCAACCGCCCCAATGCAAACGAACTGATTATCGGGGTTGTCAACGATATCCAGTTCGGGCCGGTGATTTTGTTCGGCCAGGGAGGCACCGCAGTGGAAATCATTCGGGATATGGAGATTGCTATACCACCGCTCAATATGCAGCTTGCCCGTGAAGCCATGAGCCGCACACGCGTTTACCGACTTCTCAAAGGCTACCGCGGAAAGCCGGCCGCAAATATGCAGAGCATCGCCATGACGTTGGTCAAGGTGTCGCAGCTGATCTGTGATATCGCTGAAATCCAGGAATTGGACATCAATCCTCTTCTTGTCGATGAAAACGGGGTTATCGCTCTAGATGCCCGCATCAGGGCAATTTCATCATCTATACCTGCCCAGCAGCGCCTTGCCATCCGGCCCTATCCCCGGGAACTTGAGGAAGAAATAACGCTGGCCGACGGCCAAAAGTTTTTTCTTCGTCCAATCCGCCCGGAAGACGAGCCTGCACTGCTCGCGCTTTTCTCGAGTCTTTCCCGCGAAGCAATTCGCCTGCGATTTCTGCATGCCATGAAAACATTGCCCCATGAGTTTGCAGCACGCCTGACCCAGATCGATTATGACCGGGAAATGGCCCTGGTGCTCTGCGACCCGGCCTTGCCGAGTGCATCTCCCCTGTACGGCACGGTTCGACTGGCAGCGGATCCGGACAACGAGCGTGCAGAATATGCTGTGCTCATTCATGGGGATTGGACCGGGAGGGGGTTGGGGACCCTGATGATGCGCCGTATTATTGATTACGCCAGGCAGCAGGGAATCGGCGAACTTTACGGGGAGGTTCTTGCTGAAAATCGTGGTATGCTGAAAATTTGCAATGCACTTGGGTTCTCCAAAAGGCACCACCGGGATGCACCTGAACTGGTACTAGTTTCCCTGCCCCTGCAAATACCCTCATAA
- a CDS encoding DUF4372 domain-containing protein, which yields MIKHASMFSQLIAMIDRKNFHELVYRHKSERFAKKFNSWEHFVSMLFCQLAQAKILREICGGIACCMGKMKHPGMKAAPNKSTLSYADSHRSWELFRDLFYQTLDTCRAAAPGKHKFRFKNKLLSLDSSTISLCLSMFPWAKFRQTKGAVKLHLLLDHDGYMPSYAYISNGKMADIHVARQISLSPGSIITMD from the coding sequence ATGATAAAACATGCGAGCATGTTTAGTCAACTGATTGCTATGATCGACCGTAAAAATTTCCATGAGCTTGTATACCGCCATAAGTCTGAACGGTTCGCTAAAAAATTCAATTCATGGGAACATTTCGTATCCATGCTTTTCTGTCAACTCGCACAGGCTAAAATCCTCAGAGAGATCTGTGGCGGCATTGCCTGCTGCATGGGCAAAATGAAACATCCGGGAATGAAAGCTGCGCCGAACAAATCAACTCTGTCTTATGCCGACTCCCATAGGTCGTGGGAGTTATTCCGGGATTTGTTTTACCAGACCCTTGATACATGCAGAGCGGCAGCGCCCGGGAAGCATAAATTCCGGTTTAAAAACAAGCTGCTTTCCCTCGACAGCAGCACAATATCATTGTGTCTGTCCATGTTCCCCTGGGCAAAATTCAGGCAAACCAAGGGCGCTGTAAAATTGCACCTCTTGTTGGACCATGACGGGTACATGCCTTCTTACGCCTACATTTCCAATGGGAAGATGGCTGATATCCATGTTGCCAGACAAATTTCATTATCACCGGGCTCGATCATTACCATGGACTGA
- a CDS encoding cytochrome B6 → MRKKILAAAVCLGLAGVVTGLSGLVMAEKMTPLEGGTYMPVVIEKSFQETMEMDAEAKSKYDQRQQKLLEKRYDLSDMPSDTMMSAGRKPVQQGVRVKLHGGVTWEELSDMTPAEIKEKDLFPMGFRPLPHSKHSTGGQVFPQNQIDEMQKLENRNLERFDIEFDIPAHFTPEFPPPIYLTSRPDLGDVSQGKVLSIKNYYEMFKGILTPVQMEGMRLLLTPFPQQQFNQTEDRKVKEPSLGVTCLDCHVNGHTNAAFHLNPDTRPQAARFRLDTVSLRGMYNQQIHGSKRSLRSVEDFTEFEQRTAYFDGDHVTAAKKGVNLPDRASQVAMMAQMQNMFDFPPAPKLDPAGRLIEDKATEKELRGEEIFFGKGRCAECHPAPAYTNHEMQDLHLEKFYTPEMINDHYSIPDGPIKSFTLRGIKDSPPYHHDGRLLTLADTVEFFNLALGLDLTQQEKKDLIAFMLCL, encoded by the coding sequence ATGCGAAAAAAAATTCTTGCGGCGGCCGTTTGTCTGGGTTTGGCTGGTGTCGTGACCGGGCTTAGTGGACTTGTTATGGCCGAGAAAATGACACCCTTGGAGGGAGGCACCTACATGCCGGTGGTTATTGAGAAGAGCTTCCAAGAGACCATGGAAATGGACGCCGAAGCAAAATCGAAGTATGACCAACGCCAGCAGAAGCTTTTGGAAAAACGCTATGATTTAAGTGATATGCCTTCCGACACAATGATGTCGGCCGGCCGCAAACCGGTTCAACAAGGCGTGCGGGTCAAACTTCACGGAGGTGTCACGTGGGAAGAATTGTCTGATATGACGCCGGCAGAGATCAAGGAAAAGGATCTTTTCCCAATGGGTTTCCGGCCGCTGCCACATTCGAAGCACAGCACGGGGGGGCAGGTATTCCCGCAAAACCAGATTGATGAGATGCAGAAACTTGAAAACAGAAATCTCGAGCGGTTTGATATCGAGTTTGATATCCCTGCACACTTCACGCCTGAGTTCCCGCCGCCGATCTATTTAACCTCTCGTCCCGACCTGGGGGATGTATCCCAGGGCAAGGTGCTTTCAATCAAGAACTATTACGAAATGTTTAAAGGAATTCTCACTCCGGTTCAAATGGAAGGAATGCGGCTGCTGCTCACCCCTTTCCCGCAGCAGCAGTTTAACCAGACGGAGGATCGAAAGGTCAAGGAACCGAGTTTGGGCGTGACTTGCCTTGATTGCCACGTGAACGGGCATACAAATGCGGCATTCCACTTGAATCCTGACACCCGGCCGCAGGCGGCCCGTTTTCGGCTGGATACGGTTAGTCTCAGGGGCATGTACAATCAGCAGATTCATGGGTCAAAGCGGTCTCTCCGGTCGGTGGAAGACTTTACCGAGTTTGAACAGCGAACCGCTTACTTTGATGGCGATCATGTTACTGCGGCCAAAAAAGGTGTCAATCTGCCTGATCGCGCCAGCCAGGTTGCAATGATGGCTCAAATGCAGAATATGTTCGATTTCCCGCCGGCACCTAAACTTGACCCTGCTGGACGTCTTATCGAGGATAAAGCAACCGAGAAGGAACTTCGCGGAGAAGAAATTTTCTTTGGCAAGGGACGCTGTGCGGAATGCCATCCAGCGCCTGCTTATACAAATCATGAAATGCAGGATTTACACCTGGAAAAATTTTACACCCCTGAGATGATCAATGATCATTACAGCATCCCAGACGGCCCAATAAAGTCATTCACCCTCCGGGGCATTAAGGATTCTCCGCCATATCATCACGATGGCAGGCTTTTAACCCTCGCGGATACTGTTGAATTTTTTAATCTGGCCTTGGGGCTGGATCTCACTCAGCAAGAAAAGAAAGACTTGATAGCTTTTATGCTATGTCTATAA
- a CDS encoding sulfite exporter TauE/SafE family protein, producing MQFPISGVEVNPAIPFVVAFIISFFTSMGGVSGAFLLLPFQMTFLGYTNPSVSATNQLFNVVAIPSGVYRYFREGRMVWPLTWIVIIGTLPGVLIGAIVRVAWLPDPQHFKLFAACVLLYIGAKMGRELVGKNYSQSSKAESERRFHEMIRRHQSKADRMEMTLKPVRVDYFNLKRLGYTFYDESFDISFWGLFSLSFVVGIVGGIYGIGGGSIIAPFFVTFFGLPVYTVAGAALMGTFVTSVAGVLFYQTIAPFYPAVTVAPDWALGLLFGLGGMAGMYLGARCQKYVPAAKIKWMLTGIITFTALKYIADFFGY from the coding sequence ATGCAGTTTCCAATCTCAGGAGTAGAGGTAAATCCGGCCATTCCCTTTGTTGTTGCCTTTATAATTTCATTTTTTACTTCTATGGGCGGCGTTTCAGGAGCATTTCTCCTTTTACCATTCCAGATGACATTCCTGGGTTACACCAACCCTTCTGTGAGTGCCACAAATCAACTTTTCAACGTTGTAGCCATTCCCAGCGGTGTTTATCGTTACTTCAGAGAAGGCCGGATGGTCTGGCCACTGACGTGGATCGTAATCATAGGCACGCTGCCTGGAGTCCTGATCGGCGCCATCGTACGCGTAGCCTGGCTACCGGATCCGCAGCACTTCAAACTTTTTGCTGCATGCGTGCTATTGTATATCGGTGCAAAAATGGGACGGGAGCTTGTGGGTAAGAATTATAGCCAAAGCAGCAAAGCTGAAAGCGAAAGACGATTTCACGAGATGATTCGTCGCCACCAATCAAAGGCTGACCGAATGGAAATGACCTTGAAACCGGTCAGAGTGGACTATTTTAACCTGAAACGACTGGGGTATACTTTTTATGACGAATCCTTTGATATCTCCTTTTGGGGTCTTTTCAGCCTCAGCTTTGTGGTGGGCATTGTGGGAGGCATCTACGGCATCGGCGGCGGCTCCATCATCGCCCCTTTCTTCGTAACCTTTTTCGGCCTGCCGGTCTATACCGTGGCCGGAGCGGCGCTTATGGGCACCTTTGTCACTTCTGTGGCTGGAGTTCTTTTCTACCAAACCATTGCCCCGTTTTATCCAGCCGTGACCGTGGCACCGGACTGGGCGCTGGGTCTTTTGTTCGGATTGGGTGGAATGGCAGGCATGTACCTGGGTGCCCGGTGCCAGAAATATGTTCCAGCTGCAAAGATCAAGTGGATGCTGACAGGCATTATCACCTTTACCGCTCTCAAATATATTGCTGACTTTTTCGGTTATTAA